In Helianthus annuus cultivar XRQ/B chromosome 9, HanXRQr2.0-SUNRISE, whole genome shotgun sequence, the following are encoded in one genomic region:
- the LOC110875235 gene encoding uncharacterized protein LOC110875235 — MSSDSSSSSSDGVLDDMINAITQETINYLREETQSSTSCTRQPALERDRLGAHEHLMQDYFCENPLYDDVQFRRRFCVIFLYGKRYLRMPTAADVPLLYETHQRIHEFPGMLGSLDCTHWNWAACLTAWKGQHHRGDHDGPTLILHAVASQDL; from the exons ATGTCATCCGATTCGTCGAGCTCTTCATCCGACGGTGTTCTTGACGATATGATTAACGCAATTACGCAGGAGACGATTAATTATTTGCGAGAAGAAACCCAATCCTCTACATCGTGTACCAGACAACCGGCTCTTGAACGAGATCGGTTAGGTGCTCATGAACATTTAATGCAagattatttttgtgaaaatccgtTGTACGATGATGTCCAGTTTAGGCGTAGGTTTT GTGTTATCTTTCTGTACGGGAAGCGATATTTGAGGATGCCAACCGCTGCCGACGTTCCACTTTTATACGAAACCCATCAGCGGATACACGAGTTTCCTGGGATGTTGGGTAGTCTTGATTGCACGCACTGGAATTGGGCGGCATGTCTAACCGCTTGGAAAGGGCAACACCATCGTGGTGACCACGATGGTCCTACCCTAATATTACATGCGGTCGCTTCTCAAGATTTATAG